The stretch of DNA GTTGTTGAAATAATCGCTTGATATATTGCCAAATTTTGTTTAGCATTTGTCGCACTCTGACCGTGTAATAACTTTGATTATACTATAATATTAGATCAAAACCATCCCTATTTTAGGTACATAGTTGCGCTTCAGCGCTTAGGGGAGGGTTAGAGCATCGACTACGTACCTTAAGATTGCATCAAAGAATATGGTAAACTCCGAGAGTAACAATCAAAGATATTGATGCCATGACGCGATTTATTCACGATCGCTTTGCCAAAGAATACTTGGCAGAAATGCTGTCACCAATAGGCACTGTTAATATTGGTCGTGATGTCACTTCCGAAGTCCGAGAAATAGATGTTTACTTTACTCCCACCACTGTCACACCAGAATATGTAGAAACATTGGGAATCTTGGGAAAAATGGCAACAGCAACGGCAATTTTTGAGCCATTTCGCAACCCAGTAAGTGTCAGCGAAGTTAACAGTTGCCTCAGCAAATTATGGGATGTCCGAGGAGAATTAGAAAGACAAGCTAGAAGACAAAATACCCGCTGCGAAGAAGCAGAAATGCCCAAACTGTGGATACTCACCCCCACAGCATCAAAAGTATTGTTAGATGGGTTTAATGCCACACCCGACAACGAGAATTGGATGCAGGGAATTTATTTTTTAGGGGAATATTTGCGAACCGCCATAGTCGCGATCCACGCCTTGCCAGAAACTCCCCAGACGCTATGGTTGAGAATTTTGGGTAGAGATGGAGTACAACAGCGAGCGATCGCACAGTTGAGCAGCCTCGCATTGGATGACCCGATGCGAATTAATGCGCTAGAATTATTATATCGGTTACAATCGAACTTAGTAACCGATAGCGAACAGCAATTAGACACAGAAGATCGGGAGTTAATTATGGCGATCGCACCACTTTTTCAAGAACAATTGCAACTTGCCAAACAGCAAGGTATCGAACAAGGTATTGAACAAGGTATCGAACAAGGGATCGAACAAGGTAGACAAGAACAACAACGCTTAATTTTAGCAAATTTTCTGCGAGAAAGATTTGGAGAATTGCCCCCGGAAATAGCAGCACTTCTCTCTCCAGTATCTACTATACCTGTGGCGGAATTTACTCGGCTGTTACTGGAAATATCCATGCTAACAATAGATGAAGTAGGACTGCAACAGGCAGTAAGACTCTTAACAGAAAATGGAGAAAGGTAGAGGTATATCTGCTAATGACAGTTTATTTCTTTTTTCCTAATTTCCACTCTTCCCATTATATTTCATAACTACGCACGTCTCGCCAGAAACCGGGTTTCTTTGTAGATTTCTAGTTTCCAAATGAAGATTTTTCTGAGAAACCCGGTTTCTTTGCATCAGCTCAGATCCTTATACTCTTAATACTACTTCAAAATCAAATAATATAACTCCCCAGTAGCATTAATTAACCCCGCCCTATCCCCCGCTAAATCTCCAGTCCCCATAAAAACATCCACTCTCCCAGGCCCTTTAATCGCTCCTCCAG from Kamptonema formosum PCC 6407 encodes:
- a CDS encoding RpnC/YadD family protein, with the translated sequence MTRFIHDRFAKEYLAEMLSPIGTVNIGRDVTSEVREIDVYFTPTTVTPEYVETLGILGKMATATAIFEPFRNPVSVSEVNSCLSKLWDVRGELERQARRQNTRCEEAEMPKLWILTPTASKVLLDGFNATPDNENWMQGIYFLGEYLRTAIVAIHALPETPQTLWLRILGRDGVQQRAIAQLSSLALDDPMRINALELLYRLQSNLVTDSEQQLDTEDRELIMAIAPLFQEQLQLAKQQGIEQGIEQGIEQGIEQGRQEQQRLILANFLRERFGELPPEIAALLSPVSTIPVAEFTRLLLEISMLTIDEVGLQQAVRLLTENGER